The Methylomicrobium lacus LW14 genome window below encodes:
- a CDS encoding ArsI/CadI family heavy metal resistance metalloenzyme, with protein sequence MKRFHIHLAVDDLDRNIGFYSTLFGCEPTVRHHDYAKWMLDDPRVNFAISNRSAKLGLDHLGIQAEDGDELQEIKQCLDATQGPIETQEQAACCYMRSDKYWITDPQGIAWESFHSLSEIPTFNDQKAPSDGENPFACRPAENKASSCCGG encoded by the coding sequence ATGAAAAGATTCCATATTCACCTGGCCGTTGACGATCTCGACCGGAACATCGGCTTTTACAGTACCCTGTTCGGTTGTGAGCCGACGGTTCGGCATCACGATTATGCTAAATGGATGCTGGATGATCCGCGCGTGAATTTTGCGATTTCGAACCGCAGCGCCAAGCTCGGGCTCGATCATCTCGGCATTCAGGCGGAGGACGGCGACGAACTGCAGGAGATCAAGCAGTGTCTCGATGCCACGCAAGGGCCTATCGAAACCCAGGAGCAAGCGGCCTGTTGTTATATGCGTTCGGATAAATACTGGATCACCGATCCTCAAGGCATTGCCTGGGAGTCCTTTCATTCGCTGTCCGAAATTCCGACCTTCAACGATCAAAAAGCGCCGTCCGATGGCGAAAATCCGTTTGCCTGCCGTCCAGCCGAGAACAAGGCGTCTTCCTGTTGCGGTGGCTGA
- a CDS encoding arsenate reductase ArsC, producing the protein MLNVLVICTGNSCRSIISEALFNHLGKGRITAFSAGSQPLGRLNAGAVALLQWHGISIEGMSSKSWDAFADQPIDVAITVCDNAAGETCPVYLRPVLRAHWGLSDPGHVKGTDDEVKAAFEATYKAIERRINQMLALPLEEMTGEELVAELNAIGKIDG; encoded by the coding sequence ATGTTAAACGTACTTGTCATTTGCACCGGCAATTCCTGCCGCAGCATCATCAGCGAAGCCTTGTTCAACCATCTGGGCAAGGGGCGCATCACCGCTTTTTCGGCCGGCAGCCAACCTTTGGGGCGTCTTAACGCGGGCGCGGTCGCGCTGCTGCAGTGGCACGGCATTTCCATCGAAGGCATGAGCAGTAAATCTTGGGATGCATTTGCAGATCAGCCGATCGATGTCGCGATCACCGTCTGCGACAACGCCGCCGGCGAAACCTGCCCGGTCTATTTGCGGCCGGTTCTGAGGGCGCATTGGGGCTTGTCCGATCCAGGCCATGTGAAGGGCACGGACGATGAGGTCAAGGCGGCGTTTGAAGCCACTTATAAGGCCATCGAGCGGCGCATCAACCAAATGCTGGCGTTGCCGCTGGAAGAGATGACCGGCGAGGAATTGGTGGCGGAATTGAATGCGATCGGCAAAATCGATGGCTAA